A single region of the Lysinibacillus sp. B2A1 genome encodes:
- a CDS encoding ATP synthase subunit, translating into MLDLHHIFAMQKRALFFLLALCALGWGFTPYQTFFAGIAIGAFFGTYNFWILVRRMEKFDRSISEGKKIGSLGTMLRFGSGVAAVALAISLPDYFHLISTVIGLMLPYVFLFVERIVSHVRNR; encoded by the coding sequence ATGCTAGATTTGCATCACATTTTTGCTATGCAGAAGAGAGCGTTATTTTTTTTGCTCGCACTCTGTGCATTAGGCTGGGGATTTACGCCCTATCAGACGTTTTTTGCGGGCATCGCAATCGGTGCATTCTTTGGTACGTATAATTTTTGGATTTTAGTTCGCCGTATGGAGAAGTTTGACAGGTCCATTAGTGAAGGGAAGAAAATAGGCTCACTTGGTACAATGCTCCGCTTTGGATCAGGTGTAGCGGCAGTCGCTCTAGCCATTTCGTTGCCAGACTATTTTCACTTAATTAGCACGGTTATAGGGCTAATGCTTCCGTACGTTTTTCTCTTTGTCGAGAGAATTGTATCACATGTAAGGAACCGCTAA
- a CDS encoding F0F1 ATP synthase subunit A, with protein MDHKAPLYTLDLGFMSLTFNLSTVMMLLVAAIIVFLIAFISTRSLKLKPTGMQNFMEWIMDFVKNIIKSNMDWKTGGRFHILGITLIMFIAISNLLGLPFSIIYDHTLWWKSPTADPTVTMTLAAMILVLSHYYGVKMKGTGHYVGTFFKPMSFMLPLKLVEEFANTLTLGLRLYGNIYAGEILLALIAGLATSGTVLGVVGAIVPMMAWQGFSIFIGLIQAFIFTMLTMVYMAHKVSDDH; from the coding sequence ATGGATCACAAAGCTCCGTTATACACTTTAGATTTAGGATTTATGTCATTAACATTTAATCTATCTACAGTGATGATGTTACTAGTTGCAGCAATTATTGTATTTTTAATTGCGTTTATTTCAACTAGAAGCTTAAAACTAAAACCAACTGGTATGCAAAACTTTATGGAATGGATTATGGATTTCGTAAAGAATATCATCAAAAGCAACATGGACTGGAAAACTGGTGGACGATTCCATATTTTGGGTATTACACTTATTATGTTTATCGCAATATCTAACTTACTAGGTCTTCCATTCTCAATCATCTATGACCACACGCTATGGTGGAAATCACCAACGGCTGACCCAACAGTTACAATGACGCTTGCAGCAATGATTTTAGTATTATCACACTACTACGGTGTTAAAATGAAGGGTACAGGCCATTATGTTGGTACATTCTTCAAGCCAATGTCATTTATGCTCCCATTAAAGCTTGTGGAGGAGTTTGCAAATACGCTTACTCTTGGTCTACGTCTTTACGGTAACATTTATGCAGGTGAGATATTACTTGCATTAATAGCAGGTTTAGCTACATCTGGAACAGTACTTGGTGTTGTTGGTGCAATTGTACCAATGATGGCATGGCAAGGTTTCTCTATTTTCATCGGCTTAATCCAAGCCTTTATCTTCACAATGTTAACAATGGTTTACATGGCTCATAAAGTGAGCGATGACCATTAA